One Pseudorasbora parva isolate DD20220531a chromosome 4, ASM2467924v1, whole genome shotgun sequence genomic region harbors:
- the pcnp gene encoding PEST proteolytic signal-containing nuclear protein isoform X5, with amino-acid sequence MFKSGFNMTAKKPTSISIKLGASKPKEPTPALPAKKAGLASVFNEDDDSEPEEMPPEAKMRMKNIGRETPTSAGPNSFNKGKQGFSDHQKLWERKLKAQTDQ; translated from the exons atgtttaaatcgGGGTTTAACATGACTGCAAAGAAGCCTACATCCATCTCTATCAAGCTTGGAGCAAGT AAACCTAAAGAACCCACACCTGCCTTACCTGCCAAGAAAGCTGGACTTGCATCTGTTTTTAACGAGGATGATGAT agCGAGCCTGAAGAAATGCCACCTGAGGCAAAGATGAGGATGAAGAATATTGGCAG AGAAACGCCCACATCAGCTGGACCCAATTCCTTCAACAAAGGAAAGCAGGGATTCTCAGACCATCAGAAACTTTGGGAGAGGAAGCTCAAAGCCCAGACAGACCAGTAG
- the pcnp gene encoding PEST proteolytic signal-containing nuclear protein isoform X1 has protein sequence MANVKCCSEGPSKEGGPPGIPHLSAGPEEKGSSVKTKTVSSSTASGDSLRKRPAHEIDSDDEAKSKPAPPKMFKSGFNMTAKKPTSISIKLGASKPKEPTPALPAKKAGLASVFNEDDDSEPEEMPPEAKMRMKNIGRETPTSAGPNSFNKGKQGFSDHQKLWERKLKAQTDQ, from the exons ATGGCGAATGTGAAGTGCTGCAGCGAAGGCCCCTCTAAAGAAGGAG GTCCTCCTGGCATCCCTCATCTTTCAG CAGGACCAGAAGAGAAGGGAAGCAGTGTGAAAACTAAGACTGTCTCTTCCAGCACGGCATCAGGGGACAGTCTGCGAAAGCGGCCTGCTCATGAGATCGACTCAGATGATGAGGCTAAAAGCAAGCCAGCTCCccctaaaatgtttaaatcgGGGTTTAACATGACTGCAAAGAAGCCTACATCCATCTCTATCAAGCTTGGAGCAAGT AAACCTAAAGAACCCACACCTGCCTTACCTGCCAAGAAAGCTGGACTTGCATCTGTTTTTAACGAGGATGATGAT agCGAGCCTGAAGAAATGCCACCTGAGGCAAAGATGAGGATGAAGAATATTGGCAG AGAAACGCCCACATCAGCTGGACCCAATTCCTTCAACAAAGGAAAGCAGGGATTCTCAGACCATCAGAAACTTTGGGAGAGGAAGCTCAAAGCCCAGACAGACCAGTAG
- the pcnp gene encoding PEST proteolytic signal-containing nuclear protein isoform X2, which produces MANVKCCSEGPSKEGGPPGIPHLSGPEEKGSSVKTKTVSSSTASGDSLRKRPAHEIDSDDEAKSKPAPPKMFKSGFNMTAKKPTSISIKLGASKPKEPTPALPAKKAGLASVFNEDDDSEPEEMPPEAKMRMKNIGRETPTSAGPNSFNKGKQGFSDHQKLWERKLKAQTDQ; this is translated from the exons ATGGCGAATGTGAAGTGCTGCAGCGAAGGCCCCTCTAAAGAAGGAG GTCCTCCTGGCATCCCTCATCTTTCAG GACCAGAAGAGAAGGGAAGCAGTGTGAAAACTAAGACTGTCTCTTCCAGCACGGCATCAGGGGACAGTCTGCGAAAGCGGCCTGCTCATGAGATCGACTCAGATGATGAGGCTAAAAGCAAGCCAGCTCCccctaaaatgtttaaatcgGGGTTTAACATGACTGCAAAGAAGCCTACATCCATCTCTATCAAGCTTGGAGCAAGT AAACCTAAAGAACCCACACCTGCCTTACCTGCCAAGAAAGCTGGACTTGCATCTGTTTTTAACGAGGATGATGAT agCGAGCCTGAAGAAATGCCACCTGAGGCAAAGATGAGGATGAAGAATATTGGCAG AGAAACGCCCACATCAGCTGGACCCAATTCCTTCAACAAAGGAAAGCAGGGATTCTCAGACCATCAGAAACTTTGGGAGAGGAAGCTCAAAGCCCAGACAGACCAGTAG
- the pcnp gene encoding PEST proteolytic signal-containing nuclear protein isoform X3: MANVKCCSEGPSKEGAGPEEKGSSVKTKTVSSSTASGDSLRKRPAHEIDSDDEAKSKPAPPKMFKSGFNMTAKKPTSISIKLGASKPKEPTPALPAKKAGLASVFNEDDDSEPEEMPPEAKMRMKNIGRETPTSAGPNSFNKGKQGFSDHQKLWERKLKAQTDQ, encoded by the exons ATGGCGAATGTGAAGTGCTGCAGCGAAGGCCCCTCTAAAGAAGGAG CAGGACCAGAAGAGAAGGGAAGCAGTGTGAAAACTAAGACTGTCTCTTCCAGCACGGCATCAGGGGACAGTCTGCGAAAGCGGCCTGCTCATGAGATCGACTCAGATGATGAGGCTAAAAGCAAGCCAGCTCCccctaaaatgtttaaatcgGGGTTTAACATGACTGCAAAGAAGCCTACATCCATCTCTATCAAGCTTGGAGCAAGT AAACCTAAAGAACCCACACCTGCCTTACCTGCCAAGAAAGCTGGACTTGCATCTGTTTTTAACGAGGATGATGAT agCGAGCCTGAAGAAATGCCACCTGAGGCAAAGATGAGGATGAAGAATATTGGCAG AGAAACGCCCACATCAGCTGGACCCAATTCCTTCAACAAAGGAAAGCAGGGATTCTCAGACCATCAGAAACTTTGGGAGAGGAAGCTCAAAGCCCAGACAGACCAGTAG
- the pcnp gene encoding PEST proteolytic signal-containing nuclear protein isoform X4, which produces MANVKCCSEGPSKEGGPEEKGSSVKTKTVSSSTASGDSLRKRPAHEIDSDDEAKSKPAPPKMFKSGFNMTAKKPTSISIKLGASKPKEPTPALPAKKAGLASVFNEDDDSEPEEMPPEAKMRMKNIGRETPTSAGPNSFNKGKQGFSDHQKLWERKLKAQTDQ; this is translated from the exons ATGGCGAATGTGAAGTGCTGCAGCGAAGGCCCCTCTAAAGAAGGAG GACCAGAAGAGAAGGGAAGCAGTGTGAAAACTAAGACTGTCTCTTCCAGCACGGCATCAGGGGACAGTCTGCGAAAGCGGCCTGCTCATGAGATCGACTCAGATGATGAGGCTAAAAGCAAGCCAGCTCCccctaaaatgtttaaatcgGGGTTTAACATGACTGCAAAGAAGCCTACATCCATCTCTATCAAGCTTGGAGCAAGT AAACCTAAAGAACCCACACCTGCCTTACCTGCCAAGAAAGCTGGACTTGCATCTGTTTTTAACGAGGATGATGAT agCGAGCCTGAAGAAATGCCACCTGAGGCAAAGATGAGGATGAAGAATATTGGCAG AGAAACGCCCACATCAGCTGGACCCAATTCCTTCAACAAAGGAAAGCAGGGATTCTCAGACCATCAGAAACTTTGGGAGAGGAAGCTCAAAGCCCAGACAGACCAGTAG
- the mylz3 gene encoding myosin, light polypeptide 3, skeletal muscle, with the protein MAGEFSADQIEDFKEAFGLFDRVGDSKVAYNQVADIMRALGQNPTNKDVKKILGDPSPDDYANKRLDFEAFLPMLKTVDAIQKGTVDDYVEGLRVFDKEGNGTVMGAELRIVLSTLGEKMSEPEIDSLMQGQEDENGSVHYEAFVKHIMSV; encoded by the exons ATG GCTGGAGAATTCTCTGCTGACCAGATTGAGG ACTTCAAAGAGGCTTTTGGCCTCTTCGACAGAGTTGGTGACAGCAAGGTTGCCTACAACCAGGTTGCCGACATCATGCGCGCCCTGGGTCAGAACCCCACCAACAAGGACGTGAAGAAAATCCTGGGTGACCCATCCCCTGACG ATTATGCCAACAAAAGACTTGACTTTGAAGCTTTCCTGCCCATGCTGAAGACTGTTGACGCCATCCAGAAGGGTACCGTTGATGACTACGTTGAGGGTCTTCGCGTCTTTGACAAAGAGGGCAACGGCACAGTGATGGGCGCTGAGCTGCGTATTGTGTTGTCAACACTGG GAGAGAAGATGTCCGAGCCCGAGATTGACTCTCTCATGCAGGGACAGGAGGATGAGAACGGCAGTGTCCACTATGAGG CTTTCGTCAAGCACATCATGTCCGTGTAA